The following coding sequences lie in one Lolium perenne isolate Kyuss_39 chromosome 2, Kyuss_2.0, whole genome shotgun sequence genomic window:
- the LOC127337164 gene encoding dihydroorotate dehydrogenase (quinone), mitochondrial produces MSSASASAWRRSLRGALLRGSPWRAGAGAGPSRQASTASAASSGAPAAPAANPNKVPPPPRKGRLLTGAMIGLTIAGGAYVSTTDEATLCGWIFRSTELVNPLFALLDAEFAHRLAVTAAAHGFVPKEKRPDPPVLGLEVWGRNFTNPIGLAAGFDKNAEAVEGLLGLGFGFVEVGSVTPQPQEGNPKPRIFRLKEYGAVINRCGFNSEGIVVVAKRLGAQHGKRKMEETSSYPSSNSNVKQGGKAGPGILGVNLGKNKTSEDAAADYVQGVHSLSQYADYLVINISSPNTPGLRALQGRKQLRELVKKVHDARDEMQWAEDGPPPLLVKIAPDLSKEDLEDIAAVALSSKLDGLIISNTTIARPPPAEAHPLAQEAGGLSGKPLFDSSTRVLKEMYILTGGTVPLIGCGGVTSGEDAYKKIRSGATLVQLYTALAYGGPALIPRIKAELAECLERDGFKSVQQAVGADCKSKKA; encoded by the exons ATGTCCTCCGCCTCCGCCAGCGCGTGGCGGCGCTCCCTCCGCGGCGCACTCCTGCGCGGCTCCCCCTggcgcgccggcgccggcgccggcccctCCCGGCAGGCCAGCACGGCTTCCGCAGCTTCGTCGGGCGCGCCGGCGGCACCCGCGGCTAATCCTAATAAGGTGCCCCCGCCTCCCCGCAAG GGTAGGCTTTTGACTGGGGCCATGATAGGGCTGACTATTGCTGGAGGTGCTTACGTGAGTACTACCGACGAGGCCACACTTTG TGGCTGGATATTCAGATCAACAGAACTGGTGAATCCACTTTTTGCACTGCTGGATGCAGAGTTTGCTCATCGTTTGGCTGTTACTGCTGCTGCTCATGGATTTGTTCCAAAAGAAAAGAGACCTGATCCACCAGTTCTTGGCCTAGAGGTCTGGGGCAGGAACTTTACAAATCCAATTGGTCTTGCTGCTGGTTTCGATAAAAATGCCGAGGCCGTTGAGGGTCTATTGGGTCTTGGATTTGGCTTTGTGGAAGTTGGCTCTGTGACACCACAGCCTCAAGAGGGAAATCCCAAGCCTCGGATATTCAGATTGAAAGAGTATGG TGCTGTAATCAATCGCTGCGGGTTCAACAGTGAAGGAATTGTAGTAGTCGCTAAGCGTCTTGGGGCACAACATGGTAAGCGGAAGATGGAGGAAACTTCGAGCTATCCTTCATCAAACAGTAATGTAAAGCAGGGAGGGAAAGCAGGACCTGGAATTCTGGGTGTCAATCTTGGCAAGAATAAGACTAGTGAAGATGCTGCTGCTGACTATGTTCAAGGAGTTCATTCGTTGTCGCAGTATGCTGATTACCTG GTCATTAATATCTCCTCCCCAAATACTCCAGGCCTGCGGGCCTTGCAAGGTAGAAAGCAACTGAGGGAACTTGTGAAGAAG GTGCATGATGCACGGGATGAGATGCAGTGGGCTGAAGATGGTCCACCACCATTGCTTGTGAAGATTGCACCGGACTTGTCGAAGGAGGACCTTGAGGACATTGCTGCG GTTGCTCTTTCTTCTAAGTTGGATGGCCTG ATTATATCGAACACAACAATTGCAAGGCCACCTCCTGCAGAAGCACATCCACTAGCTCAAGAAGCCGGTGGATTAAGCGGGAAGCCTCTATTTGACTCATCTACTCGCGTCCTCAAGGAGATGTATATCCTTACAGGG GGCACTGTTCCCCTCATAGGCTGTGGTGGTGTAACTAG CGGTGAGGATGCGTACAAGAAGATACGTTCTGGAGCTACACTTGTTCAACTTTACACTGCTCTTGCCTATGGTGGTCCAGCTCTCATCCCAAGAATAAAG GCTGAGTTAGCAGAATGTCTGGAAAGAGACGGTTTCAAATCAGTCCAACAAGCAGTTGGAGCAGATTGCAAGTCCAAGAAGGCCTGA